Proteins from a genomic interval of Gadus morhua chromosome 19, gadMor3.0, whole genome shotgun sequence:
- the LOC115531973 gene encoding uncharacterized protein LOC115531973 isoform X1 — translation MNTFTRIIRAFNSTTRKPEKPSCCLWNFHWNFPSVSSPLKVVLLSGGRAQVVTSPTLRGQRSTLNVLPEINKEDAEAHDTFGHSRKERNSSGIYLKDRRHPYRWCGFESTAWNRIVLIPSQLEVMEWSFVKLYLIGSALSAFTVFFSLMDSFGGLMYGQDDLRVWAQDHQRPLTAPSSRTGPTGAKDEDSS, via the exons ATGAATACTTTCACTCGTATCATCCGTGCATTTAACTCCACCACGAGAAAGCCTGAGAAACCGTCCTGCTGCTTGTGGAACTTCCACTGGAACTTCCCCTCCGTGTCGTCACCGCTGAAAGTGGTGCTGCTGAGCGGCGGGCGAGCGCAAGTTGTTACATCTCCTACGCTCCGGGGACAGCGGTCCACACTTAACGTACTTCCTGAGATTAACAAAGAAGACGCAGAAGCTCATGATACGTTTGGTCATTCGCGCAAAGAACGCAATAGCTCAGGGATCTATCTCAAAGATCGTCGCCATCCATATCGCTGGTGTGGATTCGAAAGCACTGCTTGG AATCGCATTGTTCTTATACCGTCTCAGCTGGAAGTCATGGAGTGGTCCTTCGTGAAGTTGTATCTCATCGGATCGGCGTTGAGCGCCTTCACGGTCTTCTTCTCCTTGATGGACTCCTTCGGTGGACTCATGTACGGCCAGGATGACCTTAGGGTGTGGGCCCAGGACCACCAGAGACCACTCACCGCCCCCAGCAGTAGGACAGGACCGACAGGAGCGAAAGACGAGGACTCGTCGTAA
- the LOC115531973 gene encoding uncharacterized protein LOC115531973 isoform X2 has product MNTFTRIIRAFNSTTRKPEKPSCCLWNFHWNFPSVSSPLKVVLLSGGRAQVVTSPTLRGQRSTLNVLPEINKEDAEAHDTFGHSRKERNSSGIYLKDRRHPYRWCGFESTAWLEVMEWSFVKLYLIGSALSAFTVFFSLMDSFGGLMYGQDDLRVWAQDHQRPLTAPSSRTGPTGAKDEDSS; this is encoded by the exons ATGAATACTTTCACTCGTATCATCCGTGCATTTAACTCCACCACGAGAAAGCCTGAGAAACCGTCCTGCTGCTTGTGGAACTTCCACTGGAACTTCCCCTCCGTGTCGTCACCGCTGAAAGTGGTGCTGCTGAGCGGCGGGCGAGCGCAAGTTGTTACATCTCCTACGCTCCGGGGACAGCGGTCCACACTTAACGTACTTCCTGAGATTAACAAAGAAGACGCAGAAGCTCATGATACGTTTGGTCATTCGCGCAAAGAACGCAATAGCTCAGGGATCTATCTCAAAGATCGTCGCCATCCATATCGCTGGTGTGGATTCGAAAGCACTGCTTGG CTGGAAGTCATGGAGTGGTCCTTCGTGAAGTTGTATCTCATCGGATCGGCGTTGAGCGCCTTCACGGTCTTCTTCTCCTTGATGGACTCCTTCGGTGGACTCATGTACGGCCAGGATGACCTTAGGGTGTGGGCCCAGGACCACCAGAGACCACTCACCGCCCCCAGCAGTAGGACAGGACCGACAGGAGCGAAAGACGAGGACTCGTCGTAA